A stretch of the Bacillus anthracis str. Vollum genome encodes the following:
- a CDS encoding DUF3914 domain-containing protein: MQIGSNIHTLSQPTKITPSNLEHNTISSTKLESKKVNDPIKFDIRSSEKEMKQPEHKFNELDLWKMLKDKGVPLWIILEMLQKVRKEKEAQNTNAIEETNETRLNEVM, encoded by the coding sequence ATGCAAATTGGATCAAATATTCATACATTGTCTCAACCTACTAAAATAACTCCATCTAATCTTGAGCATAATACTATCTCTTCTACTAAACTTGAAAGTAAGAAAGTAAATGATCCTATCAAGTTCGATATTCGTTCATCCGAAAAAGAAATGAAACAGCCAGAGCATAAATTTAATGAATTAGATTTATGGAAGATGTTAAAAGATAAAGGTGTTCCTTTATGGATCATCCTTGAAATGCTACAAAAAGTTCGTAAAGAAAAAGAAGCTCAAAATACAAATGCGATTGAGGAAACAAACGAGACTCGATTAAATGAAGTAATGTAA
- a CDS encoding lipoprotein BA_5634 family protein, whose translation MKRTLTIFMLTIIFLISFSACSKKDNSFPANGVLIIGDENNISPIINRYQEITKENEVFSVKKGEVGNGHVLILNESTALALIKEKIFHKRGNGSNYILDTLPKFPKEGSLLFTNEDEKTMKSIKIEGNEIPVTYDSDTWIGNTRKYPTQSYVIVAKNSVYKEIKANETKMHLLQFKKSIGDEKPKMSTDNTMVNENVKVKKLIKGLEGEVSFQFVTIGEKS comes from the coding sequence ATGAAAAGAACTTTAACTATTTTTATGTTAACTATAATATTTTTAATAAGCTTTAGTGCATGCTCTAAGAAGGATAACTCGTTTCCTGCAAACGGTGTATTAATTATTGGAGATGAAAATAATATTTCACCAATTATTAATCGTTATCAAGAAATTACGAAAGAAAATGAAGTGTTTTCTGTGAAAAAAGGTGAAGTTGGAAATGGACATGTATTAATTTTAAATGAATCTACAGCACTAGCACTGATTAAAGAAAAAATTTTTCATAAACGAGGTAATGGCTCCAATTATATTTTAGATACGTTACCAAAATTCCCAAAAGAAGGATCGCTATTGTTTACAAATGAAGACGAAAAGACTATGAAAAGTATTAAAATAGAAGGAAACGAGATTCCTGTTACATACGATAGTGACACTTGGATAGGTAACACCCGTAAATATCCAACGCAATCGTATGTGATTGTAGCAAAAAATAGCGTATATAAGGAAATAAAAGCAAATGAAACAAAAATGCATCTTCTTCAATTTAAAAAATCTATAGGTGACGAAAAACCTAAAATGTCGACAGATAATACAATGGTTAATGAAAATGTCAAAGTAAAAAAGCTAATTAAAGGTTTGGAAGGAGAAGTATCTTTTCAGTTTGTAACGATTGGAGAAAAATCTTAA
- a CDS encoding esterase/lipase family protein, translated as MCFFALVAVCSLVAKITYAEERQQNNYPIILVNGFAGWGREEMLGVKYWGGVHDIQEDLKRNGYTVHTAAVGPVSSNWDRACELYAQINGGTVDYGAAHAEKHGHKRFGRTYSGFAPNWSETNKIHLVGHSMGGQTIRTLVQLLKEGSYEEKNYVKNHPNTKISPLFEGEKSYVHSVTTLATPHNGTTLADGSLLLPFVKDLLITAASFGGNDNLSLYDFKLDQWGLKKNTGESFFQYSNRILNSSIWKNTKDISQWDLSTDGAKELNNWVKTQLNVYYLSYSGHASQAAPITGLHLPHITMNKVLMGNAFFLGSYARYEENRPLIDTTWWQNDGVVNTSSMIAPSSNATVNNNESLQIGKWNHIETKANWDHLDMVGLSVSDTLGFSSIQEFYRAIAEKLSRLPK; from the coding sequence ATATGTTTTTTTGCATTAGTGGCTGTTTGTTCATTGGTAGCGAAAATAACATATGCTGAAGAGAGACAACAAAATAATTATCCGATCATTTTAGTAAATGGTTTTGCCGGATGGGGTAGAGAGGAAATGCTAGGGGTTAAATATTGGGGTGGTGTTCATGATATACAAGAAGATTTAAAACGCAATGGTTATACAGTTCATACCGCAGCTGTTGGACCAGTTTCTAGTAACTGGGACCGTGCATGTGAATTATACGCCCAAATTAACGGTGGAACAGTAGACTACGGTGCCGCACATGCTGAGAAACATGGACATAAGCGTTTTGGCAGAACTTATAGTGGTTTTGCGCCGAATTGGAGTGAAACAAATAAAATTCATTTAGTTGGGCATAGCATGGGTGGACAAACGATTAGAACATTAGTACAGCTATTAAAAGAAGGCAGTTATGAAGAAAAAAATTATGTGAAAAATCACCCAAACACCAAAATATCACCACTATTTGAGGGCGAGAAATCATATGTTCATAGTGTTACAACATTAGCAACTCCTCACAACGGTACAACACTTGCGGATGGTAGTCTTCTACTACCGTTCGTTAAAGATTTACTCATTACAGCTGCAAGTTTTGGAGGAAACGATAATTTATCACTATATGATTTTAAATTGGATCAATGGGGGTTAAAAAAGAATACTGGAGAGTCCTTTTTCCAATACAGTAATCGTATTCTAAATAGTTCAATTTGGAAAAATACAAAAGATATAAGTCAATGGGATTTAAGTACAGATGGTGCAAAGGAGTTAAATAATTGGGTAAAGACGCAACTGAATGTGTATTACTTATCCTATAGTGGACATGCATCACAAGCGGCACCTATAACGGGTTTACATTTGCCTCATATAACGATGAATAAAGTGTTAATGGGGAATGCATTTTTCTTAGGTTCCTATGCAAGGTATGAAGAAAATCGTCCATTAATTGATACTACTTGGTGGCAAAATGATGGTGTAGTAAATACAAGTTCTATGATTGCACCTTCTTCTAATGCTACTGTAAATAATAATGAGTCATTGCAGATTGGGAAATGGAATCATATCGAAACGAAAGCAAATTGGGACCATCTCGACATGGTAGGACTTAGTGTTTCAGACACGTTAGGTTTTTCTAGCATTCAAGAGTTTTATAGAGCAATTGCTGAAAAGTTATCACGTTTACCGAAATAG